The proteins below are encoded in one region of Pedosphaera parvula Ellin514:
- a CDS encoding type I restriction-modification system subunit M has translation MKQIDQDQINQVAWNACDTFRGTIDPAQYKDYILVTLFLKYLSDVWLDKKEEYEKEFKGDAERAKRRLARERFILPDGCDFYTLYGKRSEANIGELINVALEQIEDANKTKLEGVFRNIDFNSEANLGQTKERNKRLKSLLEKFAVEELDLRPSRVGKQDIIGNTYQYLIGHFASDAGKKGGEFYTPGEVSELLAKLLAPKKGSRICDPTCGSGSLLIQVGDEVGDNDFSLYGQEMNGSTWALCRMNMLVHNKDAARIEWGDTINNPKLIERDSLMKFDIVVANPPFSLADWGADSADADKFHRFHRGVPPKSKGDYAFISHMVETAIEGTGKVGVIAPHGVLFRGGAEERIRKAFIEENVLEAVIGLPEKLFFGTGIPAVILIFNKGKNTKDVLFIDASREFVEDTNQNKLSQDHITKIVATYAAFKTVDKYAYRATPEQIDENDFNLNIPRYVDTFEPEKPVNLKAVQNDIDDLEIELARVRKQMAGYLKELGL, from the coding sequence ATGAAACAAATTGACCAAGACCAGATTAACCAAGTGGCATGGAACGCCTGCGACACGTTTCGCGGCACGATCGACCCAGCCCAATACAAAGACTACATCCTCGTAACACTGTTCCTGAAATACTTGTCCGACGTGTGGTTGGACAAGAAGGAGGAATACGAAAAGGAGTTTAAAGGCGATGCCGAGCGCGCGAAGCGGCGGCTGGCGCGGGAACGCTTCATCCTGCCGGATGGGTGCGATTTCTACACCCTGTATGGGAAGCGCTCTGAGGCGAACATTGGCGAGCTTATCAATGTGGCGTTGGAGCAAATTGAAGACGCGAACAAGACCAAGTTGGAAGGCGTGTTCCGCAACATTGATTTCAACTCGGAAGCGAACCTTGGCCAGACGAAAGAGCGCAACAAGCGGCTCAAGTCTCTGCTGGAAAAGTTCGCAGTGGAAGAGCTCGACCTGCGCCCGTCGCGGGTTGGCAAGCAGGATATCATTGGCAACACCTACCAATATCTGATTGGGCACTTTGCCAGCGACGCGGGCAAGAAGGGCGGCGAGTTCTACACGCCGGGCGAAGTCTCGGAACTGCTGGCGAAGCTGCTCGCGCCGAAAAAGGGCAGCCGCATCTGCGACCCGACGTGCGGCTCTGGCTCGCTATTGATTCAAGTGGGCGACGAAGTGGGCGACAACGATTTCTCGCTCTATGGGCAGGAAATGAACGGCAGCACCTGGGCGCTGTGCCGGATGAACATGCTCGTCCACAACAAGGACGCGGCGCGAATTGAGTGGGGCGACACAATCAACAACCCGAAGCTCATCGAGCGGGATTCGCTGATGAAGTTCGACATCGTGGTGGCGAATCCGCCGTTCTCGCTGGCGGATTGGGGCGCGGACAGCGCCGACGCCGACAAGTTTCACCGCTTTCATCGCGGTGTGCCGCCCAAGAGCAAGGGCGATTACGCCTTCATCAGCCACATGGTCGAGACGGCGATAGAAGGCACGGGAAAGGTGGGCGTTATTGCACCGCATGGCGTGCTGTTCCGTGGTGGCGCGGAAGAACGCATCCGCAAAGCATTCATCGAAGAAAATGTTCTGGAAGCGGTGATCGGTCTCCCGGAAAAACTTTTCTTCGGCACGGGCATCCCCGCAGTGATCCTGATCTTTAACAAGGGGAAGAATACGAAGGACGTATTGTTTATCGACGCAAGCAGGGAATTTGTGGAAGACACAAACCAAAACAAACTGAGCCAAGACCACATTACGAAAATCGTGGCGACCTACGCGGCATTTAAGACGGTGGACAAATACGCCTACCGCGCCACGCCGGAGCAAATCGACGAGAATGATTTCAATCTGAACATCCCGCGCTATGTGGACACATTCGAGCCTGAGAAACCAGTCAATTTGAAAGCCGTACAGAATGATATTGATGACTTGGAAATCGAATTGGCACGCGTGCGTAAGCAGATGGCTGGATACCTCAAGGAGCTCGGGCTATGA